The following proteins come from a genomic window of Cygnus olor isolate bCygOlo1 chromosome W, bCygOlo1.pri.v2, whole genome shotgun sequence:
- the LOC121062423 gene encoding ubiquilin-1-like isoform X5: protein MSESAESPVGAHTPPESSAQGSTVAEPRIIKVTVKTPKEKEEFAVSETSNIQQFKEEISKRFKSHADQLVLIFAGKILKDQDTLIQHGIHDGLTVHLVIKTQNRSQDHPAQQTHATGSTATASISSSSTSTSTSTNSNSFGLGGLGSLAGLSSLGLNASNFSELQSQMQRQLMSNPEMMVQIMENPFVQSMLSSPDMMRQLIMANPQMQQLIQRNPEISHMLNNPDIMRQTLELARNPAMMQEMMRNQDRALSNLESIPGGYNALRRMYTDIQEPMLNAAQEQFGGNPFASLVSNVSSGGDSQPSRTENRDPLPNPWAPQSSSQSSTTASTSGENSGGSNVGNSTSASMRQSSTIPNLGPGLGVGMFNTPGIQSLLQQITENPQLMQNMLSAPYMRSMMQSLSQNPDLAVQMMLNNPLFAGNPQLQEQMRQQLPTYLQQMQSPDTLSAMSNSRAMQALLQIQQGLQTLATEAPGLIPGFNPGLGGFGSTGVPTGSTVPSSVPSDNTSLASGAVEPGHQQFVQQMLQALAGANVQM from the exons TTCAAGGAAGAAATTTCTAAGCGTTTCAAGTCCCACGCTGATCAACTTGTTCTGATATTTGctggaaaaattttaaaagatcaaGATACTTTGATTCAGCATGGAATTCACGATGGACTCACTGTTCACCTGGtcatcaaaacacaaaacag aTCACAAGATCACCCAGCTCAACAAACACATGCTACTGGAAGTACTGCTACTGCATCAATATCAAGCAGTAGTACCTCAACATCAACTTCAACAAATAGTAACTCTTTTGGCTTGG GTGGTCTTGGAAGTTTGGCAGGTCTGAGTAGCCTGGGCTTAAATGCATCAAACTTTTCAGAGCTGCAAAGTCAGATGCAACGACAACTGATGTCCAACCCAGAAATGATGGTTCAGATAATGGAAAATCCATTTGTTCAGAGTATGCTTTCAAGTCCTGACATGATGAGACAGTTAATTATGGCTAACCCTCAAATGCAGCAACTGATACAGAGAAATCCAGAAATCAGTCACATGCTAAATAATCCAGATATAATGAGACAG ACACTAGAACTTGCTAGAAACCCTGCAATGATGCAGGAAATGATGCGAAATCAAGACCGAGCCTTGAGCAACCTTGAAAGTATACCAGGTGGCTACAATGCCTTGCGACGTATGTACACAGATATTCAGGAGCCAATGTTGAatgcagcacaggaacag TTTGGAGGTAACCCATTTGCTTCCTTAGTAAGCAATGTATCATCCGGAGGGGACAGTCAGCCATCTCGTACAGAAAATAGAGATCCTTTACCAAATCCCTGGGCTCCTCAGTCCAGCTCTCAGAGTTCCACAACTGCCAGCACCAGTGGTGAGAACAGTGGCGGTAGTAACGTTGGAAACAGCACCTCTGCCAGTATGAGACAGAGCTCAACCATACCAAATTTGGGACCTGGACTAGGAG ttggtaTGTTCAACACACCAGGAATACAGAGTTTGTTACAGCAGATAACAGAAAATCCACAACTTATGCAAAATATGTTGTCTGCACCCTATATGAGAAGCATGATGCAGTCATTAAGCCAGAATCCTGATCTTGCAGTACAG ATGATGTTGAATAATCCTTTATTTGCTGGAAATCCTCAACTTCAGGAACAAATGAGACAACAACTTCCTACTTACCTTCAACAA ATGCAGAGTCCTGACACATTATCAGCTATGTCAAACTCTAGAGCAATGCAAGCTTTGCTACAGATTCAGCAGGGCTTGCAGACGCTAGCAACAGAAGCACCAGGACTTATACCAGG ATTTAATCCTGGTTTAGGTGGATTTGGAAGCACTGGAGTTCCTACAGGCTCCACTGTACCTAGTTCTGTTCCCAGTGACAATACTAGTCTAGCATCAGGGGCCGTTGAACCTGGTCACCAGCAGTTTGTCCAGCAAATGTTGCAGGCGCTTGCTGGTGCAAATGTTCAG ATGTAG
- the LOC121062423 gene encoding ubiquilin-1-like isoform X1: MSESAESPVGAHTPPESSAQGSTVAEPRIIKVTVKTPKEKEEFAVSETSNIQQFKEEISKRFKSHADQLVLIFAGKILKDQDTLIQHGIHDGLTVHLVIKTQNRSQDHPAQQTHATGSTATASISSSSTSTSTSTNSNSFGLGGLGSLAGLSSLGLNASNFSELQSQMQRQLMSNPEMMVQIMENPFVQSMLSSPDMMRQLIMANPQMQQLIQRNPEISHMLNNPDIMRQTLELARNPAMMQEMMRNQDRALSNLESIPGGYNALRRMYTDIQEPMLNAAQEQFGGNPFASLVSNVSSGGDSQPSRTENRDPLPNPWAPQSSSQSSTTASTSGENSGGSNVGNSTSASMRQSSTIPNLGPGLGVGMFNTPGIQSLLQQITENPQLMQNMLSAPYMRSMMQSLSQNPDLAVQMMLNNPLFAGNPQLQEQMRQQLPTYLQQMQSPDTLSAMSNSRAMQALLQIQQGLQTLATEAPGLIPGFNPGLGGFGSTGVPTGSTVPSSVPSDNTSLASGAVEPGHQQFVQQMLQALAGANVQQLQNPEVRFQQQLEQLNAMGFLNHEANLQALIATGGDISAAIERLLGSQPS, translated from the exons TTCAAGGAAGAAATTTCTAAGCGTTTCAAGTCCCACGCTGATCAACTTGTTCTGATATTTGctggaaaaattttaaaagatcaaGATACTTTGATTCAGCATGGAATTCACGATGGACTCACTGTTCACCTGGtcatcaaaacacaaaacag aTCACAAGATCACCCAGCTCAACAAACACATGCTACTGGAAGTACTGCTACTGCATCAATATCAAGCAGTAGTACCTCAACATCAACTTCAACAAATAGTAACTCTTTTGGCTTGG GTGGTCTTGGAAGTTTGGCAGGTCTGAGTAGCCTGGGCTTAAATGCATCAAACTTTTCAGAGCTGCAAAGTCAGATGCAACGACAACTGATGTCCAACCCAGAAATGATGGTTCAGATAATGGAAAATCCATTTGTTCAGAGTATGCTTTCAAGTCCTGACATGATGAGACAGTTAATTATGGCTAACCCTCAAATGCAGCAACTGATACAGAGAAATCCAGAAATCAGTCACATGCTAAATAATCCAGATATAATGAGACAG ACACTAGAACTTGCTAGAAACCCTGCAATGATGCAGGAAATGATGCGAAATCAAGACCGAGCCTTGAGCAACCTTGAAAGTATACCAGGTGGCTACAATGCCTTGCGACGTATGTACACAGATATTCAGGAGCCAATGTTGAatgcagcacaggaacag TTTGGAGGTAACCCATTTGCTTCCTTAGTAAGCAATGTATCATCCGGAGGGGACAGTCAGCCATCTCGTACAGAAAATAGAGATCCTTTACCAAATCCCTGGGCTCCTCAGTCCAGCTCTCAGAGTTCCACAACTGCCAGCACCAGTGGTGAGAACAGTGGCGGTAGTAACGTTGGAAACAGCACCTCTGCCAGTATGAGACAGAGCTCAACCATACCAAATTTGGGACCTGGACTAGGAG ttggtaTGTTCAACACACCAGGAATACAGAGTTTGTTACAGCAGATAACAGAAAATCCACAACTTATGCAAAATATGTTGTCTGCACCCTATATGAGAAGCATGATGCAGTCATTAAGCCAGAATCCTGATCTTGCAGTACAG ATGATGTTGAATAATCCTTTATTTGCTGGAAATCCTCAACTTCAGGAACAAATGAGACAACAACTTCCTACTTACCTTCAACAA ATGCAGAGTCCTGACACATTATCAGCTATGTCAAACTCTAGAGCAATGCAAGCTTTGCTACAGATTCAGCAGGGCTTGCAGACGCTAGCAACAGAAGCACCAGGACTTATACCAGG ATTTAATCCTGGTTTAGGTGGATTTGGAAGCACTGGAGTTCCTACAGGCTCCACTGTACCTAGTTCTGTTCCCAGTGACAATACTAGTCTAGCATCAGGGGCCGTTGAACCTGGTCACCAGCAGTTTGTCCAGCAAATGTTGCAGGCGCTTGCTGGTGCAAATGTTCAG cagTTACAAAATCCAGAAGTTAGATTTCAGCAACAACTGGAGCAGCTGAATGCAATGGGCTTTTTGAACCATGAAGCAAACTTACAAGCTCTAATAGCAACAGGAGGAGATATCAGTGCAGCTATTGAAAGGCTGCTTGGCTCTCAGCCTTCATAG
- the LOC121062423 gene encoding ubiquilin-1-like isoform X4, with translation MSESAESPVGAHTPPESSAQGSTVAEPRIIKVTVKTPKEKEEFAVSETSNIQQFKEEISKRFKSHADQLVLIFAGKILKDQDTLIQHGIHDGLTVHLVIKTQNRSQDHPAQQTHATGSTATASISSSSTSTSTSTNSNSFGLGGLGSLAGLSSLGLNASNFSELQSQMQRQLMSNPEMMVQIMENPFVQSMLSSPDMMRQLIMANPQMQQLIQRNPEISHMLNNPDIMRQTLELARNPAMMQEMMRNQDRALSNLESIPGGYNALRRMYTDIQEPMLNAAQEQFGGNPFASLVSNVSSGGDSQPSRTENRDPLPNPWAPQSSSQSSTTASTSGENSGGSNVGNSTSASMRQSSTIPNLGPGLGVGMFNTPGIQSLLQQITENPQLMQNMLSAPYMRSMMQSLSQNPDLAVQMQSPDTLSAMSNSRAMQALLQIQQGLQTLATEAPGLIPGFNPGLGGFGSTGVPTGSTVPSSVPSDNTSLASGAVEPGHQQFVQQMLQALAGANVQLQNPEVRFQQQLEQLNAMGFLNHEANLQALIATGGDISAAIERLLGSQPS, from the exons TTCAAGGAAGAAATTTCTAAGCGTTTCAAGTCCCACGCTGATCAACTTGTTCTGATATTTGctggaaaaattttaaaagatcaaGATACTTTGATTCAGCATGGAATTCACGATGGACTCACTGTTCACCTGGtcatcaaaacacaaaacag aTCACAAGATCACCCAGCTCAACAAACACATGCTACTGGAAGTACTGCTACTGCATCAATATCAAGCAGTAGTACCTCAACATCAACTTCAACAAATAGTAACTCTTTTGGCTTGG GTGGTCTTGGAAGTTTGGCAGGTCTGAGTAGCCTGGGCTTAAATGCATCAAACTTTTCAGAGCTGCAAAGTCAGATGCAACGACAACTGATGTCCAACCCAGAAATGATGGTTCAGATAATGGAAAATCCATTTGTTCAGAGTATGCTTTCAAGTCCTGACATGATGAGACAGTTAATTATGGCTAACCCTCAAATGCAGCAACTGATACAGAGAAATCCAGAAATCAGTCACATGCTAAATAATCCAGATATAATGAGACAG ACACTAGAACTTGCTAGAAACCCTGCAATGATGCAGGAAATGATGCGAAATCAAGACCGAGCCTTGAGCAACCTTGAAAGTATACCAGGTGGCTACAATGCCTTGCGACGTATGTACACAGATATTCAGGAGCCAATGTTGAatgcagcacaggaacag TTTGGAGGTAACCCATTTGCTTCCTTAGTAAGCAATGTATCATCCGGAGGGGACAGTCAGCCATCTCGTACAGAAAATAGAGATCCTTTACCAAATCCCTGGGCTCCTCAGTCCAGCTCTCAGAGTTCCACAACTGCCAGCACCAGTGGTGAGAACAGTGGCGGTAGTAACGTTGGAAACAGCACCTCTGCCAGTATGAGACAGAGCTCAACCATACCAAATTTGGGACCTGGACTAGGAG ttggtaTGTTCAACACACCAGGAATACAGAGTTTGTTACAGCAGATAACAGAAAATCCACAACTTATGCAAAATATGTTGTCTGCACCCTATATGAGAAGCATGATGCAGTCATTAAGCCAGAATCCTGATCTTGCAGTACAG ATGCAGAGTCCTGACACATTATCAGCTATGTCAAACTCTAGAGCAATGCAAGCTTTGCTACAGATTCAGCAGGGCTTGCAGACGCTAGCAACAGAAGCACCAGGACTTATACCAGG ATTTAATCCTGGTTTAGGTGGATTTGGAAGCACTGGAGTTCCTACAGGCTCCACTGTACCTAGTTCTGTTCCCAGTGACAATACTAGTCTAGCATCAGGGGCCGTTGAACCTGGTCACCAGCAGTTTGTCCAGCAAATGTTGCAGGCGCTTGCTGGTGCAAATGTTCAG TTACAAAATCCAGAAGTTAGATTTCAGCAACAACTGGAGCAGCTGAATGCAATGGGCTTTTTGAACCATGAAGCAAACTTACAAGCTCTAATAGCAACAGGAGGAGATATCAGTGCAGCTATTGAAAGGCTGCTTGGCTCTCAGCCTTCATAG
- the LOC121062423 gene encoding ubiquilin-1-like isoform X3: MSESAESPVGAHTPPESSAQGSTVAEPRIIKVTVKTPKEKEEFAVSETSNIQQFKEEISKRFKSHADQLVLIFAGKILKDQDTLIQHGIHDGLTVHLVIKTQNRSQDHPAQQTHATGSTATASISSSSTSTSTSTNSNSFGLGGLGSLAGLSSLGLNASNFSELQSQMQRQLMSNPEMMVQIMENPFVQSMLSSPDMMRQLIMANPQMQQLIQRNPEISHMLNNPDIMRQTLELARNPAMMQEMMRNQDRALSNLESIPGGYNALRRMYTDIQEPMLNAAQEQFGGNPFASLVSNVSSGGDSQPSRTENRDPLPNPWAPQSSSQSSTTASTSGENSGGSNVGNSTSASMRQSSTIPNLGPGLGVGMFNTPGIQSLLQQITENPQLMQNMLSAPYMRSMMQSLSQNPDLAVQMQSPDTLSAMSNSRAMQALLQIQQGLQTLATEAPGLIPGFNPGLGGFGSTGVPTGSTVPSSVPSDNTSLASGAVEPGHQQFVQQMLQALAGANVQQLQNPEVRFQQQLEQLNAMGFLNHEANLQALIATGGDISAAIERLLGSQPS; this comes from the exons TTCAAGGAAGAAATTTCTAAGCGTTTCAAGTCCCACGCTGATCAACTTGTTCTGATATTTGctggaaaaattttaaaagatcaaGATACTTTGATTCAGCATGGAATTCACGATGGACTCACTGTTCACCTGGtcatcaaaacacaaaacag aTCACAAGATCACCCAGCTCAACAAACACATGCTACTGGAAGTACTGCTACTGCATCAATATCAAGCAGTAGTACCTCAACATCAACTTCAACAAATAGTAACTCTTTTGGCTTGG GTGGTCTTGGAAGTTTGGCAGGTCTGAGTAGCCTGGGCTTAAATGCATCAAACTTTTCAGAGCTGCAAAGTCAGATGCAACGACAACTGATGTCCAACCCAGAAATGATGGTTCAGATAATGGAAAATCCATTTGTTCAGAGTATGCTTTCAAGTCCTGACATGATGAGACAGTTAATTATGGCTAACCCTCAAATGCAGCAACTGATACAGAGAAATCCAGAAATCAGTCACATGCTAAATAATCCAGATATAATGAGACAG ACACTAGAACTTGCTAGAAACCCTGCAATGATGCAGGAAATGATGCGAAATCAAGACCGAGCCTTGAGCAACCTTGAAAGTATACCAGGTGGCTACAATGCCTTGCGACGTATGTACACAGATATTCAGGAGCCAATGTTGAatgcagcacaggaacag TTTGGAGGTAACCCATTTGCTTCCTTAGTAAGCAATGTATCATCCGGAGGGGACAGTCAGCCATCTCGTACAGAAAATAGAGATCCTTTACCAAATCCCTGGGCTCCTCAGTCCAGCTCTCAGAGTTCCACAACTGCCAGCACCAGTGGTGAGAACAGTGGCGGTAGTAACGTTGGAAACAGCACCTCTGCCAGTATGAGACAGAGCTCAACCATACCAAATTTGGGACCTGGACTAGGAG ttggtaTGTTCAACACACCAGGAATACAGAGTTTGTTACAGCAGATAACAGAAAATCCACAACTTATGCAAAATATGTTGTCTGCACCCTATATGAGAAGCATGATGCAGTCATTAAGCCAGAATCCTGATCTTGCAGTACAG ATGCAGAGTCCTGACACATTATCAGCTATGTCAAACTCTAGAGCAATGCAAGCTTTGCTACAGATTCAGCAGGGCTTGCAGACGCTAGCAACAGAAGCACCAGGACTTATACCAGG ATTTAATCCTGGTTTAGGTGGATTTGGAAGCACTGGAGTTCCTACAGGCTCCACTGTACCTAGTTCTGTTCCCAGTGACAATACTAGTCTAGCATCAGGGGCCGTTGAACCTGGTCACCAGCAGTTTGTCCAGCAAATGTTGCAGGCGCTTGCTGGTGCAAATGTTCAG cagTTACAAAATCCAGAAGTTAGATTTCAGCAACAACTGGAGCAGCTGAATGCAATGGGCTTTTTGAACCATGAAGCAAACTTACAAGCTCTAATAGCAACAGGAGGAGATATCAGTGCAGCTATTGAAAGGCTGCTTGGCTCTCAGCCTTCATAG
- the LOC121062423 gene encoding ubiquilin-1-like isoform X2, translating into MSESAESPVGAHTPPESSAQGSTVAEPRIIKVTVKTPKEKEEFAVSETSNIQQFKEEISKRFKSHADQLVLIFAGKILKDQDTLIQHGIHDGLTVHLVIKTQNRSQDHPAQQTHATGSTATASISSSSTSTSTSTNSNSFGLGGLGSLAGLSSLGLNASNFSELQSQMQRQLMSNPEMMVQIMENPFVQSMLSSPDMMRQLIMANPQMQQLIQRNPEISHMLNNPDIMRQTLELARNPAMMQEMMRNQDRALSNLESIPGGYNALRRMYTDIQEPMLNAAQEQFGGNPFASLVSNVSSGGDSQPSRTENRDPLPNPWAPQSSSQSSTTASTSGENSGGSNVGNSTSASMRQSSTIPNLGPGLGVGMFNTPGIQSLLQQITENPQLMQNMLSAPYMRSMMQSLSQNPDLAVQMMLNNPLFAGNPQLQEQMRQQLPTYLQQMQSPDTLSAMSNSRAMQALLQIQQGLQTLATEAPGLIPGFNPGLGGFGSTGVPTGSTVPSSVPSDNTSLASGAVEPGHQQFVQQMLQALAGANVQLQNPEVRFQQQLEQLNAMGFLNHEANLQALIATGGDISAAIERLLGSQPS; encoded by the exons TTCAAGGAAGAAATTTCTAAGCGTTTCAAGTCCCACGCTGATCAACTTGTTCTGATATTTGctggaaaaattttaaaagatcaaGATACTTTGATTCAGCATGGAATTCACGATGGACTCACTGTTCACCTGGtcatcaaaacacaaaacag aTCACAAGATCACCCAGCTCAACAAACACATGCTACTGGAAGTACTGCTACTGCATCAATATCAAGCAGTAGTACCTCAACATCAACTTCAACAAATAGTAACTCTTTTGGCTTGG GTGGTCTTGGAAGTTTGGCAGGTCTGAGTAGCCTGGGCTTAAATGCATCAAACTTTTCAGAGCTGCAAAGTCAGATGCAACGACAACTGATGTCCAACCCAGAAATGATGGTTCAGATAATGGAAAATCCATTTGTTCAGAGTATGCTTTCAAGTCCTGACATGATGAGACAGTTAATTATGGCTAACCCTCAAATGCAGCAACTGATACAGAGAAATCCAGAAATCAGTCACATGCTAAATAATCCAGATATAATGAGACAG ACACTAGAACTTGCTAGAAACCCTGCAATGATGCAGGAAATGATGCGAAATCAAGACCGAGCCTTGAGCAACCTTGAAAGTATACCAGGTGGCTACAATGCCTTGCGACGTATGTACACAGATATTCAGGAGCCAATGTTGAatgcagcacaggaacag TTTGGAGGTAACCCATTTGCTTCCTTAGTAAGCAATGTATCATCCGGAGGGGACAGTCAGCCATCTCGTACAGAAAATAGAGATCCTTTACCAAATCCCTGGGCTCCTCAGTCCAGCTCTCAGAGTTCCACAACTGCCAGCACCAGTGGTGAGAACAGTGGCGGTAGTAACGTTGGAAACAGCACCTCTGCCAGTATGAGACAGAGCTCAACCATACCAAATTTGGGACCTGGACTAGGAG ttggtaTGTTCAACACACCAGGAATACAGAGTTTGTTACAGCAGATAACAGAAAATCCACAACTTATGCAAAATATGTTGTCTGCACCCTATATGAGAAGCATGATGCAGTCATTAAGCCAGAATCCTGATCTTGCAGTACAG ATGATGTTGAATAATCCTTTATTTGCTGGAAATCCTCAACTTCAGGAACAAATGAGACAACAACTTCCTACTTACCTTCAACAA ATGCAGAGTCCTGACACATTATCAGCTATGTCAAACTCTAGAGCAATGCAAGCTTTGCTACAGATTCAGCAGGGCTTGCAGACGCTAGCAACAGAAGCACCAGGACTTATACCAGG ATTTAATCCTGGTTTAGGTGGATTTGGAAGCACTGGAGTTCCTACAGGCTCCACTGTACCTAGTTCTGTTCCCAGTGACAATACTAGTCTAGCATCAGGGGCCGTTGAACCTGGTCACCAGCAGTTTGTCCAGCAAATGTTGCAGGCGCTTGCTGGTGCAAATGTTCAG TTACAAAATCCAGAAGTTAGATTTCAGCAACAACTGGAGCAGCTGAATGCAATGGGCTTTTTGAACCATGAAGCAAACTTACAAGCTCTAATAGCAACAGGAGGAGATATCAGTGCAGCTATTGAAAGGCTGCTTGGCTCTCAGCCTTCATAG